From the Acidobacteriota bacterium genome, the window TCGACCCGATCACCTTCGCCCTCGAGCTCGATCCGACGAACATGCAGGCCCACGTGGATCTCGGCGACTGCTACCTCCGCCGCGGCGACTCCGACGAGGCGCTGGCCGAGTACCAGCGGGCCCTCGCCATCCAGGCGAACTTCGCCCCCGCGTGGGACGGCCTCGCGCGCGCCGCGCAGGACACCGGCGACGACGAGAAGGCGGAGGAGAACTTCAAGAAGGCCATCGCCATGAACCCGGGGTTCCCCGACGCGTCGCTCAACCTCGGGGATCTCTACCTGAGGAAGAACCGCCTCGACGAGGCGACGACGCTCTTCCTCAAGGCGATCGGCGTCCGGCCGGATTTCGCGGCCGCGTACAACCGGCTGGGCGTCGCGTACGCGCGCCAGAGGCTGGTGAACGAGGCGATCGCGGCGCTCCGGAAGGCGGCGCAGCTCGAGCAGGGAAGCCCCTGGCATCCCTACACGATCGGCGTCATCGAGATGGAGTTCGACTCGCTGAGCGAGGCGGGGCGCGACTTCGACGCGGCCATCTCGCTCGATCGGAACTACCTCGAGGCGTACGCCGCGAAGGCGAGGCTCTTCCGCCGGCTCGGCGATTTCGACGCGGCCACGCGCCTCCTCGACGAGGCGCTCACCCGCCCGTCCGAGGACGAGAAGCTCAAGCGCGACATCGCCGATCTGCGCGCGTCGATGGCCGCCGAGGGGCAGGCTCTCAGGAGCCTGACCCGGAAGGCGGACGACGGCACCGCGGTTCCGGACGACCTGCGATCGCTCGCGAGGCTGAGGGCCGAGATGGGGGACTACGCGGGAGCCGCGGCGGCCCTCAAGGCGGCGCGCGCGGCGTCGGGATCGGCGGACGGGGCGGCCGATTCCCCGGCGGACGCGTTCGCGCTCGGGTACGACCTCCTCCGGGCCAGCCTCTACGAGGAGGCGGAGGGGGCCTTTCGCACCCTTCGCGAGCGCAAGCCCGCGAGCGTGGCGGTGACGATCGACCTGGCCCTGGCGCTGCAGGGGCAGGGGAAAAACGCCGCGGCGGAAGGGGTCCTCGAGGATGCGGTGCGCCTGGCGCCGAACGATACGACGGCGCTCCTCGCCCTGGGCAACGCCTACATCATCAACGGCCGGTACGACGCGGCCGCCGGCGTCCTCGAGAAGGCGATCGGGCTGTCCACGACGTTCGAGGGGCGGCCGCGCGCCGAGACGATTCTCAAGATGCTGCGGGCTCACGGCGCGCCCGCCTCAGGGACGCGATGAGGCGCGCCCGGCTCCGCATCGTCGAGATGGCCGTCGCCACCCTGCTGTCCGTGGCCGTGGCGGCAGCGCTCGGGCTCGCCGCCCGCGCCGCGGAAATCGCTCCGACGCGGTTCACGCTGCGGATCACGGAGCCCGCGCATGGGGACTTCGTCTTCGGCAAGGTCAAGATCGTCGCCGACGTGAAGTCGAAGGAGGAGATCCCGGGGCTGAGGGTCGAGTTCTCCGTCGGGGGGAAGCTGATCTTCATCGACCGCGAGCCGCCGTTCGAGTGCTTCCACGAGTTCGGGGATCAGCCGAAATCGTGGGTGATCGAGGCGAAGGCGGTCACCCCCGACGGCGTGACCGTCACCGACACCGTCGTCACCCGCAAGCTCGAGATCAGCTATCGCGAGATGGTCGACCGCGTCGTCGTCGCGGCCACCGTGATGGACGCGAACAACGCCTTCCTCCCGAACCTGACGAAGGCCGACTTCGTCCTGACCGAGGACGGCGTGGCGCAGGACATCCTCGAGTTCGGCGCCGAGACGCGCCCGATCACGCTCGGCGTCCTCATCGACACGTCGGGAAGCATGAAGGAGAGGATCGGCGCGGTGCAAGTGGCGGCGAAGGACTTCGTCAACACGGTGCGCCCCGAGGATCGCGCCTTCATCGTCGATCTCGACGAGAACGTGTTCCTCCTCCAGGATCTCACGAGCGACCACGCCCTGCTCAAGACCGCGATCGAGGGGACCGACGCGGACGGCGGCACCGCCATCTACGACGCCCTCTACGTCTCCTACTACAAGATGAAGAAGATCGACGGGAGGAAGGCGATCGCCCTCCTCACCGACGGGGACGACACGAGCAGCAAGTTCTCGTTCCAGAGGGTCACGGAGCTGACGCGCACGAACGACGTCATCATCTACCCGATCGGGCTGGGCGCGTCGGTGATGGACATCGGGATCCGCGGGACCCTCAAGCAGCTCGCGGACGACACCGGGGGGCGCGCGTTCTTCCCGAAGAACGCGAGCGACCTCAAGGGCGTGTACGACGCGATCGCCACCGATCTGCGCAGCCAGTACTACATCACGTACTCCCCGAAGAATCAGGCCCTCGACGGCAAGTGGCGCGCCATCAAGCTCGAATGCCGCACTCCCGACGTGCACGTGAAGACGCGCCGCGGCTACTACGCGGTCAAGCATTGACGATCGGGCTCGCCGCGCTCCTCGTCAGCCTGAAAGTGGCTTCCTGCGCGACCGCGGCGGTGCTCGTCCCCGGCGTCCTCCTCGGGTGGCTCCTCGCCCGGCGCGAGTTCCCGGGGAAGGGGATCGCCGAGACGATCGTCTCGCTGCCGCTCGTGCTGCCGCCGACGGCGGTCGGCTACATCCTCCTGAGCCTCCTCTCGATCGACGGGCCCCTGGGAGCCCGCGCGCTCGGGTTCGATCCCGATCTCCTCTTCACGTGGAAGGGGGCGGTGGTCGCCTCGGCGATCATGAGCCTGCCGCTCGTCGCGAGGACCGCGCGCGTCGCCTTCGAAGGCGTGGACGTGAAACTCGAAGCGCTCGCCCGCACTCTGGGGATGTCGCAGGCAGAGGCGTTCTTCAGGGTCTCGATCCCGCTCGCGAAGCGCGGGCTGGCCGCCTCCGCGGTCCTCGGGTTCAGCCGCGCGCTCGGCGAGTTCGGGGCCACGGTGATCGTCGCGGGGAACATCCCCGGTCGGACACAGACCCTCGCCCTGGCCATCTTCAGCGAGATCCAGTCGGGGCGGGGCGAGGGGGCGAGAGGGCTCCTCGCCCTGACGACGCTCCTCGCCTTCGCGGGGATCTACGTGACCGAGCGGCTGCTGAGGCGCCGCCCCTCGTGACCGCCCGCCTCGACGTCCGCCTCGCGCTCCCGCTCGATCGCTTCCCCCTCGACGTCGCCTTCGAGGCCGAGACGGGCTGCCTCGGCCTCTTCGGCCCATCCGGGGCGGGGAAGACGGCGCTGCTCGAGTCGATCGCGGGGCTGAGGCGCGGCGCCCGCGGCAGGATCGCCCTCGGCGCGGCGACGTGGCTCGACTCGTCCCGGCGCCGGCTCGTCCCCCCGGAGGTCCGCGGCATCGGGTACGTGCCGCAGGACGCGCTCCTCTTCCCCCACTGGAACGTCATGGGAAACGTGCTGGCCGGCGCCCGCCGTGCCTCCGGGGCCGCGGCATCCAGGATCGATCCCGAGCACGTCGTGGCGGTTCTCGATCTCGAGCCGCTCCGCCCGCGGGAGGTCGCGACTCTCTCCGGAGGGGAGAGGCAGCGCGTCGCGCTGGCCCGGGCGCTCTGCTCCGCCCCGGCGCTCCTGCTCCTCGACGAGCCCCTCGCGTCGATCGATCCGCAGCTCCGCGGGCGCATCCTCCATTACCTGCTGGCCGTCCGCGACGAGTTCCGGATCCCGACGATCTACGTCTCGCACGACGCGACCGAGATCGCGGCCCTGTGCGGCGACGTGGTCGTCCTTCGCGAGGGGAGAATCGCGGCGCGCGGCGAGCCGTCGCGCGTCTTCGGTGAGGAATCGGATCGCGCGGGGGTTCTGGGAAGCGACTACGAGAACATCCTCGACGTCACCGTGGAGGCGGTCGAGCCGGGGCGCGTGGTCGCGCGCCTGCCGGGAGGGGTGCGCCTGGCGCTCGCCTCGGCCGGCGGCGCGGCTCCCGGCTCCCGGGCGCTCGTCGGCATCCGGGCCGGGGATCTCCTCCTCGCCGTCGGCGAGACCTCGGGCCTGTCGGCGCGCAATGTCGTGGCCGGGACGATCGATCGGATCCGCGACGTCGGCGAGGGGACGCTCGTCTTCGTCGCGATCCCCGGAATCCCGGCGCCTCTCGTGGCGATGGTGACCGCGTCGGCCTCCGCCGCGATGGGGCTGAGGGGCGGGATGAGCGTCCACCTCGTGACCAAGGCTCAGTCCTGCCGCCTCCTCGCGGTGCGGTGACGCGTCACTCTTCAAACAAGAGTGGAAGTCCTTGACTCACAGCGAAATGGCCGTATAAGTACCCTATTCGATTCGCTTGATCCACGGTGCTCGCGAGGGGCGAGCGCGGCGGGCAGGCCGCGCGGGCTGCGCTTCGGGAGCGCTCGGCGCCCCGGGGGCGCCTGAAAACAGAGGCCATGAGAGATCACGCGCGACCTCTCCGCTCCGAAGTGTACCCATCACGACCGTCCCGGGGGGCGGGGCTCGCCCTGGCCGCTCTTTCGTTTCTGTTCGCATGGACCGTCGCCTCCGCCGCCACCATCTACGTGAGCACCGCCACCTGCCCTGCGATCGGCTCCGGCTCGGCGGCCAGCCCCTACTGCCGGATCCAGGACGCCATCTGCGTCGGGGTCGCCGGGGACTTCGTGAGCGTCGCGCCGGGGACGTACACCGAAGCGATCCGCATGAGGCCCGGAGTGAGCGTCGTCTCCCAGGCGGGCGCGGCGACGACGACGATCAACGCCGCGGGGAAGCCCTGCACCGACACAACCTTCTGCGCGAAGCGCCCCGGCACTCAGTGCTCCGTCGTCACCTTCGCGAGCGGCCACACCGCGACGACGGTTCTCGACGGCTTCACCATCACGGGCGGCGCGGGGCAGACGGTGACCGTTCCCTCCAATGTCATCGGCGGAGGGGGCGTCTACATCTTCAGCTCGCCGACGGTGCGGAACAACGTCATCCAGAACAACGTCATCCTCCAGGTCTCTCCGGCGCGGCCGGAATTCAGCGGCGCCGGCATCTACGTGTCGAAGGGCGCCCCGATCATCACGAACAACGTCATCACGGGGAACCGCGCCGTTCCTCCTGCGGGAACCTCGACCGGCGAGACGTACGGATATGGCGGCGGGATCTACTCCAGC encodes:
- the modB gene encoding molybdate ABC transporter permease subunit; this translates as MPHSRRAREDAPRLLRGQALTIGLAALLVSLKVASCATAAVLVPGVLLGWLLARREFPGKGIAETIVSLPLVLPPTAVGYILLSLLSIDGPLGARALGFDPDLLFTWKGAVVASAIMSLPLVARTARVAFEGVDVKLEALARTLGMSQAEAFFRVSIPLAKRGLAASAVLGFSRALGEFGATVIVAGNIPGRTQTLALAIFSEIQSGRGEGARGLLALTTLLAFAGIYVTERLLRRRPS
- a CDS encoding tetratricopeptide repeat protein, encoding MTLATRRARLVPLLLAVAAAATGLPSPAVAREISHSQELKARTFSLMSDGINAYKRGEAKKAIELLSHVADVAMNSFRAHYFLGLAFKLDRQYSKAIDPITFALELDPTNMQAHVDLGDCYLRRGDSDEALAEYQRALAIQANFAPAWDGLARAAQDTGDDEKAEENFKKAIAMNPGFPDASLNLGDLYLRKNRLDEATTLFLKAIGVRPDFAAAYNRLGVAYARQRLVNEAIAALRKAAQLEQGSPWHPYTIGVIEMEFDSLSEAGRDFDAAISLDRNYLEAYAAKARLFRRLGDFDAATRLLDEALTRPSEDEKLKRDIADLRASMAAEGQALRSLTRKADDGTAVPDDLRSLARLRAEMGDYAGAAAALKAARAASGSADGAADSPADAFALGYDLLRASLYEEAEGAFRTLRERKPASVAVTIDLALALQGQGKNAAAEGVLEDAVRLAPNDTTALLALGNAYIINGRYDAAAGVLEKAIGLSTTFEGRPRAETILKMLRAHGAPASGTR
- a CDS encoding ATP-binding cassette domain-containing protein encodes the protein MTARLDVRLALPLDRFPLDVAFEAETGCLGLFGPSGAGKTALLESIAGLRRGARGRIALGAATWLDSSRRRLVPPEVRGIGYVPQDALLFPHWNVMGNVLAGARRASGAAASRIDPEHVVAVLDLEPLRPREVATLSGGERQRVALARALCSAPALLLLDEPLASIDPQLRGRILHYLLAVRDEFRIPTIYVSHDATEIAALCGDVVVLREGRIAARGEPSRVFGEESDRAGVLGSDYENILDVTVEAVEPGRVVARLPGGVRLALASAGGAAPGSRALVGIRAGDLLLAVGETSGLSARNVVAGTIDRIRDVGEGTLVFVAIPGIPAPLVAMVTASASAAMGLRGGMSVHLVTKAQSCRLLAVR
- a CDS encoding VWA domain-containing protein, encoding MRRARLRIVEMAVATLLSVAVAAALGLAARAAEIAPTRFTLRITEPAHGDFVFGKVKIVADVKSKEEIPGLRVEFSVGGKLIFIDREPPFECFHEFGDQPKSWVIEAKAVTPDGVTVTDTVVTRKLEISYREMVDRVVVAATVMDANNAFLPNLTKADFVLTEDGVAQDILEFGAETRPITLGVLIDTSGSMKERIGAVQVAAKDFVNTVRPEDRAFIVDLDENVFLLQDLTSDHALLKTAIEGTDADGGTAIYDALYVSYYKMKKIDGRKAIALLTDGDDTSSKFSFQRVTELTRTNDVIIYPIGLGASVMDIGIRGTLKQLADDTGGRAFFPKNASDLKGVYDAIATDLRSQYYITYSPKNQALDGKWRAIKLECRTPDVHVKTRRGYYAVKH